The DNA segment TCAGAGTAGTGCCATCGCGCATGGGTATGGGGTGCCACGTTCTAGTGACTGTGTCGTAGGACTCACCCGAATTCGTGTACACGACGAGCGGCATTGTGGTGAGCGTGTGCAGATGAGCCAGCACTGCAGAGGCTTCGGCCATAGGGATGCAGTTAACGCCTACTGCGACAACCTGAGGGGCCTTTTCGAGGAACGAAATGATATCAGCCCATTTGGTGCCGTCGCTGATCGCCTCCACAGGTGAGATTCGAGATGTCGTGAAGGAGACCCACGCCCGGCAGTTTGGATGCTCCTCCTGTAGCAGCGCCACAAtcgcgcgcacctccgcggCAGAGGGCTGGGTTTCNNNNNNNNNNNNNNNNNNNNNNNNNNNNNNNNNNNNNNNNNNNNNNNNNNNNNNNNNNNNNNNNNNNNNNNNNNNNNNNNNNNNNNNNNNNNNNNNNNNNCTCCGCACTTCGTACGTAGTCGCCGCGGTATTCGGAACCGTCGGCGAGGTAGGCACCATACGGGCCGACAGAGCCGGCCACGAAAACCGGTGCAGCCTGTGGCTTCTCCTTCAGGTGCCGCTCCCGAACGCTTTGCGCAATGCGCACCGACTCTTCAAtggccgccacagcagcatcCTCGGTGAGTCCGCGGTGTTCCATTAGACTCTGTGGTGTGATCTGGTAGCTGGCTGTGATGATGCATCGTGCGCCAGCCCGCAGGTATGCCAGCGCCACGTCGCGGATTCGCTGCGGTGATTCCAGCAGGACTTTGCCGGACCAGAGAGGATCGAGAAGATCGCAGCCACGCGTCTCCAGTTCCGTCGCCAGGCCCCCATCGAGCATGACGACTTGATTTGGATCTGCCAAGTAGGCCTCCATGCCACCTACTTTCCAGTTCGCCAGGAGTCCCCAACACAAAAAATGGTGATTCTCCATGTGAGTGAAgtgagtgcgcgcgcgtgccgcacgAGTTCCAGCAACGACGGTGGAAACAGGGTTGCAGCCAATCCCCGTTGGATGCGGAAGATGAGAAAcgaagagggaagagcaTTCCATAAAGAGCGTACCGAGGCGGAGACGCGGAAGGCAGCGCGAAGAGGAAagatggaggcggagggagagagaggtaaGGATGGCTCAATGCACCCAACTGCAGCCGCCATCAGCGCTTCGGAagacggggggaggggtcaAGGCACAAACGGCAAAAAAGGGCGCGTGTTGCCCTCACGCTCTTTGCTccgtctttctctttccAAAATGGCCGCTGACGCACCCTCAGCATACCGGGGTGTGACTtcatgcagctgctggtcGCCTCGGCATCGCCCACTTCGCGTCTCAGCAGGTAAGCCAGAGAAAGCCGACGGTAGGTGGCGAGCaagcgcctgctgcggcagtcGCCCTTtgccctttctctctgcttcaGTGAACCCTTCGGGCCGCTCTGATGAGCCAAGGACGCGGTGAAAGGGTGCTTGTGCACGCTCATGCAGACACTTTGCCAGATTACGCGTGGTGGTCACCGCCTATGCTGAGGCAGCCGTCTCCTTTCTGTCTTCCCGTGCCGAAGTGTGTTTTCTATTTTCGAAGCCGTCGCGGAGCCGTGAAAGATTGccatacatacatacacacatatatgtgtgtatttATATATGTGCAAGGAGAGCTCACCGATACGCACGTACCTACGCTCGCACACACCACTTTTCTGGCATTCCTCCGTCGCTTGCGTCCCGCCGCTACCGCCTTTCTCGCTTCCCCTTCCAGCGGTGTGATTCAGCGCGCTCACGCGCGTTGGCAGGCCTCACCAAAACGGGCACCAGCCTTGGAAGTGGACGCACAGGTTCTCGTTGGAGGTAGCCTCCGAGATGAGCCGACTCACCTGCGCCTGAACGGAAAGCCCGTCTTCGCCGCTCGCCATCGGTGCTgcagacgcggcgctgcccaaGCTGACACTAGTCATTGGGTCCTCTTCCGACTGCCCCTTCATGGCCACGCCCACGTCATCTGCCGCgtgcgccgaggcgctgGCTTGGAGCTGCCACGCGGCAAACTCGCGGCCCTCGAGTTTTTCGCGAATGCGATTGACCACTTTCTTTGCTTCGCTGGTGTGATTGACTGACATGTTGCTTAAAATGTCTGACGACCGATCGGAGAcgaggggaggcggagcagaAGGGCTGGAGGCGATCGAGGTCTGTGGTGCGCGAAAGGAGCGACCACGCGGCGCCAACGAGCGCGACGCTGGCGTGCGAGAGGCAAAGGCGGTGCGGGACTTGTGAAAGGACTCACCAATGGCTGCGTAGGCGGCGCGCTGCGAATAGTGTCCgagtgccgcagccgcgccggcagACGgaatgctgctgctcggcgctgccgaggcgacggcagcagatGCGGTCGCCCCGTCTTCCGACTCGTCGCGCCACCACGACACAAGCGGATCGTGTACGAAAGCCTCCAGCAGAGCTAGAATGCTGCTaccctcctcgcgcagcacaccCATCACCGTGATGCAGCCGTGGCGGAAGAGTCCGTCGATGCCACCCATCTCCATGGCCTTGACCAGCATTCGAGTCAGTCGGAATGGCACCTTCTCTGGGAACGCGCTACGGTTTTGCGCCACGTCGAAGCAGTCGCCGAAGTCGATGTGCACGACGCGACCGCTGAACGAGTGGATCATCAGGTTCGACGGATGGCGGTCGCCCAGGCCCAAAATGTGGCCAACCATGGACATGGTGGCAAGCGAACAGACATAAGTGGTGCGCCGGTCCAACCACGACTCAGCGCTTGGCGCGCGCATCCACAGCGAGTTGGCGAGGTCGGCGCCCTCCGTCTGCTCCAGTGCAAACTCGAACGGTTCGACATGTTGAATCACCTGAAGCCGGTCCAGGTCGACGTTGAAGCTCAGCATCAGGTTCATCTCAATGGAGAGGTACTTGGAGTGCACACGGTAATCCTTAATGAGTTGATGCAGTGTGTCGCAGTTGTCGACCCACCCAACCAGTCCCGCATTCTCGCTGAGGGGGGTGACAGAGAATACCTGGATCATGCAGTCACGGCGCTGGATAGCCGAGTGCTTCTCCAGCAGTGTGTTCACGAAAGCTAGCAGCTGCATGACGCGCTCGTCGAGCCGCAGATCTTCGTGACCCTTGAGGAGAAACTTGTACAAGACGCCGTCCGTGCCGGTCATATAAAGgcggcgcgggtgctgctTTGAGTTCATCACCCTCAACGTGCTTTGAAAGGAAGCGATGCGCGGGTACACGCCGCCCTCGTTGTACTGCCCCGGCACCACCAGCGAAAGGTCCTTGCCGCTCTGCATCAGACGCGGACTCACGAGCTGCAGGGCAAGTGAGTTCATGCCGTTGATCTGCTCATCCATCCGCTTCACAGCCGTCTTGAAGCGGTTCCACGCATCCTCCATGTAGACATTGTTGCCGGTCGACGCGGCCTTTTCCACGTACTCACAGGCCCCACCAAGTAGCTCACCGAACTCGGCCACAAAGTGCGACTCGGCGAGGGTGTTAGGGTGCGacagctgctcgagcagcggctgAAGGACAAGAAATACGTTGTGAGCGTTCTTGTCGCGCCCCCACTGAAACCACGCTCGCTCAAGCTCATCAAACCACAGCTCCGTCCAGAGCACTGCGCACCGTACGAGCTCCTGGCAGACAAGGGCGGCGTCCTTGACCATCGTGCGGCCATGATTGTGCATCTCCTTTATGCGACCGAGCAACCGCTGTGCCGCCTGCTTGCGCTCCATCTGCTCCGTCGTGTTGCTCTCTGTACCCCGCACGCTGGAGTTCAGCGTGACATTGAGGTTGTACAGGAGCGCCTGCGGGTGCGCCTTGGCGACAATGGTGAGCAGCTGAAAGACGGACTCTGACACAACGGCGTCGCGCGAGTGCAAGCGGGCGATGATTTGGGGAAGAACCTTGAGCCACACCGTCGGACTCACCTGAAGAAtctccgcctgcagcgccgcattcTCTtgcacctgcggcagcgcggcatgAATGAACCACAAGGAGAGAAACCCTAGCATGTCTTCGAGCTCCTGCGAGCAGGACACGCTCCGCACATAGCCGTCCATGGCAGCCACGATGTGTTTAACGTGCTCATCGCGGCGAACCTCGCTCGCCGCACCGCGGGAGCGGTGTGTGACAAGGTCGTGGTTGAACCGCGCCCACGTGTGCCAAATCGTGCCGTTAGTGCTGTCGAGGCTGGTCGCTTTCTCAAGGTGGTGACGGATGTACTCACGGTAGTGCGCATCAACGTtctgccgcttcttcttcgccacGGTGAAAAGCCAGCTCGCCAGCTTTGCATGACACATGGCCAGGCTCGCTTGACCGCCCCCGATGTCCAGCAGAGAGGGGGCTGCCTGATCCATCTTCTTCAGGTACGTTTCAAGCAGCTCGACCGCCCTTTCGCGCTCGTTGATGTCGTAGAAGTGCTGGCAGGCGGCGAGGGCAATTGGAGgttgcggcagccgcggctgctccagcgcggcCGCAATGGTCTGCTTGCCCAGAAGCTCGAACAGGATGTCGCGCGATGTGCGGTCGCGACCGTGCACGCGTGACAGCGACACGAACCGCAGCCACAtctccagctcctgcgccAGCGGGATGACAAGTGTGTGGTTCGCAAGCGTGCCGGGCCAGCCTTCGTAGGCCATGGCAGCCAGCCGCTTCTCCCAGAGCTCCTGCCAGTGGTTGAGGCCCTGCGGGTTGTCGGCAACAAATGCGAACTCCTCCAGCTCACTGAGTTGCTGGATACCAACAAACAGACCATAGGCGCGGTCGTAGCTTTCCGCCACGAGTGCCGACAGCGTCGAGTCGAGTCGTTTGCGGCAGTTTTGAATCACCGGTACGGCGTCGTGGAACTGAAGCTTGTGGGTGGCGAGCACAGCCCGGTAAAAGACAGCGGTCGTGCCAACGTAGCCTTCATCTGTCATGTAGGCTGTGATCTTCTCCATGTCGTCccagcaccgcagcagccacgctgCGTGGGCACCATACGGGGCCAACTCAGAGGCCTCCTTACGCGTGATGCGGGGGTAGAAGAGCTTCCACGACTCCAGCAGCCGACCGTAGTCGCCAAGGTTGTCGAGGGAGCGCATGAGGCCGACCATGTTGCTGAACTTGTTCGGCTCCGCCTGCAGGCCCTTCTCATACGCCCGCAAACTCTGAGACCACCACTGCAGCTtctcgaggagctgcgcgtccATCATAAGCGGCAGCTCTGACGGAGGCTTGCCGGTCAGAAAAGAAAAATTGCGCTGGATGTACTTGAGCATGCCCTCTGCGCTCTCGCGCAGTCCCAGCAGGTTGCACAAGTAAATGCTCTTCTCGCACCACTGTACAAGTTTGCTCCACTCctcaggcggcagcgggcgcaCCTGACCGCGCATCACGTTGCGCTCGTACTCGTAGGTCGCCTCGTAGAACTGAATCTCGACGTAGTGCAGCGCCTTGGCGTAGAAGTTGCAGCGCTCGCTGCTCCCCATCAGCGTCTTCAAGTCGAAAAGCAGCCCGGCATACGTGCTGTGCGAGCCTTCCTTTGGGTTAAAGCGCATCTCCAGTCGCTCCATGTACTCGGACAGgttcagcagctcctgcagcacctcggaCGGCACGCGGTCGCTGCGGAGCACGTTGCCGAGAAGAGCGCGAACCGCCTCCTTCGTGCGCGGCTCCATTTCCGCGTAGCATACAGCGAAGGCGGAGTGCAGCATTTGCCGCGCAAAGGGCTCGTGCAGCTGAGCTAGGGCAAAGGCGAAGCCATGCGCGTTCGACGGACTCGACCGTAGCAGCTCCACTGCCAGCTGCTTCAACCACAAGTTCCACTCTTCCTCGGTCTCCCGGTCGCGCGCGAGAAggatgctgcgcagctgcgcaaagttgtcctccagcgcggccTTGCGCCGCTGAGCCAGCTGCTGAGTGTTGACGCGATACCGGGCAGcggtctcctcctcttgcgcCTGAGCGTTCTCGGGTGCCACCACGCGGCCGCTCGTGCGCAGGGTGCTGAGCGTGAATGCCTTCACATCCTGGCCGTCCTGGCCGTAGCCGTCCAGCAGTGGGAACACCAGGGGGGTGTACTTCTCGAAGTCGCTACCGAGGTTGcggccgacgacgcgcacTGCGTCCAGGGTAACGGCGACGAAACTGCGCACGTCTGAGGCCGTCGTGTCTCCGCCAGCCGCTAGCTCGGCAGCAGGGCGGCGCTGAGCCGCGTCCGCGGATGCTCCTGGTTGCTGCTCAAACAGCAGTGGATGCGACTCCATCTCCTTCAGCACCCGGCATAGACAGTGCACGCAGCGCGACGCGTGAAACACAAGGCGCGGCAGTCGGCGAGCAAAGTGGCGAATGGCgtccgcagctgccgcacggCACGCCACCGGATAAGCAGGATTACTTGCCACCTCGCAGACGCAGGGCACGACGTTGTGGAGGTGGTCGTCGAGTAAATGCCCCATCTCTATGAGGAAGGCGAACACAGGCTCGCTGGAGTGCGCGGCGTCCGCCTGAACCGTCTGGATGAGCGGAGGCAGCACCAGCGAGAGCGAAGGGCTGAACTCTTCACGGAGCGAGCGGCGCATCTCCCTCAGAAGACACAGTATCTCCACAAGGACgccgcgctctgcagcaggaAGGAAGCCGACGCACGTGCTAATGAGCTCGTCCAGGTATGGGCGAATGTGCTGGCCGTAAAGGTACACGATATGCGTCATCACCCCGAACAGGTTCTCGCGTATCTTAGCCTGAAGAGTGATTTGCTGAACAACAGTATGGAGAATGTCGCGATACATCGGGGTAAGACACCcgctcgccgcctccttgaGCGACAGCGTGTTTGCGATCACCTGCACCGCACAGAGGCACTGGTCATCGGATAAGCATGGCAGTTGCAGGACGCCGAGCACGTTCTTGACGACATTCTGCGCGATCGCCTCTTCCCcgcgagaggaggaaagctgcaacgcagcaggtgcggccgcgccactgctgctcaGACCTCCATCCCGCAAGTGACGCGTGATCTCCTTGGCACGAACAGGATCGACGGCGCCAATAATTCCCATCAGCTTCAACACATCCAGTCTCACCGGCCACGTTTCTTTGAAGCCGCCGTGGAGAGCGGAGAGAaggacgcgcagcagctcgggATTTGTCTCGTACACGTCGACGTCCTTTGTGGTGCGGATGATATCGCCCAAGGCGCGAATTGCCTCGATCTTTTTCTGGATGCTGGACGAGTCGAGGATGTGCCGAATGACGCACGGTCGAATGGCGGCCACCACAGccacgtcgtcgtcctccgcgTACCGCGCGAGCCTCCCGACAAGCGACAGGAGCGCCGTGATCACCGGAACAGGCTTgttctcctcctgcagccgcgTTACGCAGTCTTGCAAAAGAGACGAGATGTACGGGCGTGCCATCGCAGGCGCGGACTCCACCACCGCActcagcaccaccgcagcctGCTCCTGCCGCTTCGGTTCGTGGAAGAGCTGAATGTCCATAATGCACTGCACCATCACGCAACGCAGCATAGGAAGGATGCATGAGGGGTTGCGACTGGAAAGGCGGCCTAGGAGACGAACGGCTGCGATGCGGTtctggtggtggtcgtgCAGGGCGGGGAACAGCGCCGTGCAGATGTCCTGCAGAGCCAGTGAGTAGTCAAACTCCGTGCTCAGGTGCTCCAGCGTGTGCAGGCGGATATCGCTCTCGGTGTCCGCAACAGCCGCGCTCACCAGTTTCCGGATGACGGTGTTCACCAGGCCCAAGTGTTCCCGACCGCGGTGAATCACGACACCAACGGCTGTGCGCTCGCACGGCGACTGAGAGCAGCCGGAGAGGGCCAGCTTGAAGCACAGATCGATCGCGCTCcggcgcacctcctcgtgTGGGTCTGACACATATCGAATAACGGCGTCGCACAAGAACTGCAAAGTCGAGTATCCCGTGAAGTCAAGGCTCCCGAGCGAGTTGAGGCTGCGTACAATAGCACTGTGGTCCGTCTCGCTGGACGCGCTGGTGTGTCGGGGCCGGTTACGCATGCGTAGCAGCTGTTCCTTTGTTGCCTCTAGAACCTTCGACAAGCACGTCGACCGCAGCTCTGGGAAGGCCGTGCAGATcttcgccacgtcgcgcGCAAAGTGCTCCGTCACCGACCCAGCGAAGAGGGGCCCAAGCAGGGGCCGTAGGAAGGGGCGTACCGCGTTCGGCTCTACGCTAGAGAGCGTGGCGAAGCATGTCACGGCCTCAGGGCAGCGGTCACGGAGAGGTTGCGGTGTCAGCGATGCCTCGATGTACTTCATCATAAAGTCCAGGAACGGTACGACAAGGCTGGGCAACACCGTGAAAAGCCGCGCGAGCACCTGAAACACCATTGCCCGCTCATCCTTGCCCTCCGTGCCGACaaacaccgccgccgccagcgcgcgcacgtgcttcACCGAAATCTCTTTAAAGGTAGTGCTGTCGTACTGAGCCAGCAGCGGTAGTGCGTTGAGCACCTCGGCGCGCACGTCGCTGTTGTGCGAGGTGCTCACCAGGTTGTCGTTGATAAACGTCCAGAACTGCAGAATGTGCTTTCGCCCTTGGTTGGAGAAGCCGACTGCTCGCCCTTCGGCCTCACGCGATGCCGTCGCGGAGAGCACGGCATTGAAGGCCAGCAGGCAGCCATGCAGGACGACGTCGCTGCCGTACATGACGCTCCGCTCCGCGTCTTCGAGAAATGTGTTCTGCCAGCGGCTGTAGAATTTTGGGTCGGTGGAACGATAGGAAATGGTCAACGTGTAAAAGagcgcatcgcctccgctCACGCGCACAAGCTTGTTGGAGTCGaggatggcgcggcgcaggcacTCAAGAATGTTGTGCACGTGTGGCGCAATCGTCGAtggcacgcggcgcaccagctgTTGAATGAAGATGCACCCCGACAGCTTCGTTGCCT comes from the Leishmania infantum JPCM5 genome chromosome 36 genome and includes:
- a CDS encoding putative homocysteine S-methyltransferase: MECSSLFVSHLPHPTGIGCNPVSTVVAGTRAARARTHFTHMENHHFLCWGLLANWKVGGMEAYLADPNQVVMLDGGLATELETRGCDLLDPLWSGKVLLESPQRIRDVALAYLRAGARCIITASYQITPQSLMEHRGLTEDAAVAAIEESVRIAQSVRERHLKEKPQAAPVFVAGSVGPYGAYLADGSEYRGDYVRSAE
- the TOR1 gene encoding putative target of rapamycin (TOR) kinase 1 translates to MESKGGVGSSNGSGGTSSNRHPLIGQLRPIFQELESATPQTLPSIILKLEYVIEEEKDALFHRNSIKSYTANARTFPNWLNAQLRHLFEQPQTHMAGVQVLRALLPVEYVELNEMTKLFSELLVRCVLETADYNTAVEGGEVWGLLLNNGSSVVEGIIINCLQFSLALLMRGGHDEIFLREDVSHRGVDSEATVRSAMSPLVDSSRQGENAVLTDDDRFPKATKLSGCIFIQQLVRRVPSTIAPHVHNILECLRRAILDSNKLVRVSGGDALFYTLTISYRSTDPKFYSRWQNTFLEDAERSVMYGSDVVLHGCLLAFNAVLSATASREAEGRAVGFSNQGRKHILQFWTFINDNLVSTSHNSDVRAEVLNALPLLAQYDSTTFKEISVKHVRALAAAVFVGTEGKDERAMVFQVLARLFTVLPSLVVPFLDFMMKYIEASLTPQPLRDRCPEAVTCFATLSSVEPNAVRPFLRPLLGPLFAGSVTEHFARDVAKICTAFPELRSTCLSKVLEATKEQLLRMRNRPRHTSASSETDHSAIVRSLNSLGSLDFTGYSTLQFLCDAVIRYVSDPHEEVRRSAIDLCFKLALSGCSQSPCERTAVGVVIHRGREHLGLVNTVIRKLVSAAVADTESDIRLHTLEHLSTEFDYSLALQDICTALFPALHDHHQNRIAAVRLLGRLSSRNPSCILPMLRCVMVQCIMDIQLFHEPKRQEQAAVVLSAVVESAPAMARPYISSLLQDCVTRLQEENKPVPVITALLSLVGRLARYAEDDDVAVVAAIRPCVIRHILDSSSIQKKIEAIRALGDIIRTTKDVDVYETNPELLRVLLSALHGGFKETWPVRLDVLKLMGIIGAVDPVRAKEITRHLRDGGLSSSGAAAPAALQLSSSRGEEAIAQNVVKNVLGVLQLPCLSDDQCLCAVQVIANTLSLKEAASGCLTPMYRDILHTVVQQITLQAKIRENLFGVMTHIVYLYGQHIRPYLDELISTCVGFLPAAERGVLVEILCLLREMRRSLREEFSPSLSLVLPPLIQTVQADAAHSSEPVFAFLIEMGHLLDDHLHNVVPCVCEVASNPAYPVACRAAAADAIRHFARRLPRLVFHASRCVHCLCRVLKEMESHPLLFEQQPGASADAAQRRPAAELAAGGDTTASDVRSFVAVTLDAVRVVGRNLGSDFEKYTPLVFPLLDGYGQDGQDVKAFTLSTLRTSGRVVAPENAQAQEEETAARYRVNTQQLAQRRKAALEDNFAQLRSILLARDRETEEEWNLWLKQLAVELLRSSPSNAHGFAFALAQLHEPFARQMLHSAFAVCYAEMEPRTKEAVRALLGNVLRSDRVPSEVLQELLNLSEYMERLEMRFNPKEGSHSTYAGLLFDLKTLMGSSERCNFYAKALHYVEIQFYEATYEYERNVMRGQVRPLPPEEWSKLVQWCEKSIYLCNLLGLRESAEGMLKYIQRNFSFLTGKPPSELPLMMDAQLLEKLQWWSQSLRAYEKGLQAEPNKFSNMVGLMRSLDNLGDYGRLLESWKLFYPRITRKEASELAPYGAHAAWLLRCWDDMEKITAYMTDEGYVGTTAVFYRAVLATHKLQFHDAVPVIQNCRKRLDSTLSALVAESYDRAYGLFVGIQQLSELEEFAFVADNPQGLNHWQELWEKRLAAMAYEGWPGTLANHTLVIPLAQELEMWLRFVSLSRVHGRDRTSRDILFELLGKQTIAAALEQPRLPQPPIALAACQHFYDINERERAVELLETYLKKMDQAAPSLLDIGGGQASLAMCHAKLASWLFTVAKKKRQNVDAHYREYIRHHLEKATSLDSTNGTIWHTWARFNHDLVTHRSRGAASEVRRDEHVKHIVAAMDGYVRSVSCSQELEDMLGFLSLWFIHAALPQVQENAALQAEILQVSPTVWLKVLPQIIARLHSRDAVVSESVFQLLTIVAKAHPQALLYNLNVTLNSSVRGTESNTTEQMERKQAAQRLLGRIKEMHNHGRTMVKDAALVCQELVRCAVLWTELWFDELERAWFQWGRDKNAHNVFLVLQPLLEQLSHPNTLAESHFVAEFGELLGGACEYVEKAASTGNNVYMEDAWNRFKTAVKRMDEQINGMNSLALQLVSPRLMQSGKDLSLVVPGQYNEGGVYPRIASFQSTLRVMNSKQHPRRLYMTGTDGVLYKFLLKGHEDLRLDERVMQLLAFVNTLLEKHSAIQRRDCMIQVFSVTPLSENAGLVGWVDNCDTLHQLIKDYRVHSKYLSIEMNLMLSFNVDLDRLQVIQHVEPFEFALEQTEGADLANSLWMRAPSAESWLDRRTTYVCSLATMSMVGHILGLGDRHPSNLMIHSFSGRVVHIDFGDCFDVAQNRSAFPEKVPFRLTRMLVKAMEMGGIDGLFRHGCITVMGVLREEGSSILALLEAFVHDPLVSWWRDESEDGATASAAVASAAPSSSIPSAGAAAALGHYSQRAAYAAIGESFHKSRTAFASRTPASRSLAPRGRSFRAPQTSIASSPSAPPPLVSDRSSDILSNMSVNHTSEAKKVVNRIREKLEGREFAAWQLQASASAHAADDVGVAMKGQSEEDPMTSVSLGSAASAAPMASGEDGLSVQAQVSRLISEATSNENLCVHFQGWCPFW